The genomic interval CCCGCGAAGGCCGTCCGCGAGCTGGTCGAGGGCTTCCGCACCGGCACCGGAACCGAGCGCGTGGCTGACCTTCGCCGCGAGCTGCAGGAGGCCATGGACCGCGGCGCCCAGGTCTTCCGCACGGAGGAGTCGCTCACCGAGGTGCTCGGCGTCATCCACGACCTCCGCGTGCGCTACCTGAACGTCGGCGTGCAGGATCGCGGCAAGCGCTACAACACCGATCTGCTCGAGGCGATCGAGCTCGGCTTCCTGCTCGACCTCGCCGAGGTGCTCGCCTACACGGCTCGCAACCGCAAGGAGAGCCGCGGCGGGCACATGCGCGACGACTACCCGAAGCGCGACGACGAGAACTACATGCAGCACACGATGGCGTACCTCTCCGGCGATCCGCACTCGCCGAACCCCGAGGACCACATCCGCCTGGACTGGAAGCCCGTTGTCGTCACCAAGAACGAGCAGGGCGAGTTGAGGTACCCGCCCCTGGAGAGGAAGTACTAGGTCATGAGCACCGCTACCGCTGAGGCTGCATCGACCGACGCCCCCGAGGCGCCGAAGCCCTTCACCGTCACGCTGCTGATCCGCCGCTACCTGCCGGAATCGAACGCGGAGGCGTACTGGGAGGACTTCGACGTCGAGATGTATCCGACGGATCGCATCCTCGACGCCCTCCACCGCATCAAGTGGGATCAGGACGGCTCGCTGTCCTTCCGCCGCTCCTGCGCGCACGGCATCTGCGGCTCGGACGCGATGCGCATCAACGGCAAGAACCGCCTCGCCTGCAAGACGCTGATCAAGGACCTCGACATCTCGAAGCCGATCTACGTCGAGGCGATCAAGGGACTGCCGCTCGAGAAGGACCTCATCGTGGACATGGAGCCCTTCTTCGCCGCCTACCGCGAGGTGCAGCCGTTCCTCGTCTCGGGCACCGCGCCCGAGGCGGGCAAGGAGCGCGTGCAGACGATCGACGATCGCGAGCGCTTCGACGACACGACCAAGTGCATCCTCTGCGCGGCGTGCACCACCTCGTGCCCCGTGTTCTGGACCGACGGGCAGTACTTCGGCCCCGCCGCGATCGTGAACGCGCACCGCTTCATCTTCGACTCGCGCGACGAGAACGCGCAGGTGCGCCTCGACATCCTCAACGACAAGGAGGGCGTGTGGCGCTGCCGCACGACCTTCAACTGCACGGACGCCTGCCCGCGCGGCATCCAGGTGACCAAGGCCATCGCCGAGGTGAAGGCCGCCATCCGCACCGGCAAGACCGCCTGAGCCGTTCCACGGCGCGATCGGGCCGCCGGCGCTGCCCGTAGCATAGGCCACATGACGAAGCCCCGCGATCCCGCCCCCGACCCGGGGGAGGGGCGCGGGGCTTCCGATTTCGCGACGGCGAAGCTCGTGGCCGCGGCGCGCGATCGCCTGAGCGAGGGAGCCGAGCGGATCGGCAGGGCGGCGCAGCGGGTGGAGCAGTCCGAGCGGGTCGAGCAGCTCGTCGAGCGCGGGCGCGAGCGCTGGGACTGGCTGCGGCGGCTGCGCGCGTGGCGGGCCTACTCCCGCTTCACCGACGTCGGCGGCACCGTGCTCGCCGCCGGCATGAGCTACCAGGCGCTCTTCGCCGTGTTCGCGGGGCTGTACGTCGGCTTCGGGATCGTCGGGATCTGGCTCCAGAGCCGACCCGAGCTGCTCGAGCAGCTCATCGAGCAGATCAACCTCTTCGTGCCCGGCCTCCTGGGAGACAACGGGATCGTTACCGAGGCGGCGGTGCTGTCGGTGCGCGTGCTGTCCTGGACGAGCGCGATCGCGGCGCTGTCGCTGCTGTGGGTCGCGATCACCTGGTTCACGGGCACGCGACGCGCGATCCGGATCATCTTCGGGCTCGAGGTGAAGCAGTACCGCAACGCCGTGCTGCTGAAGCTCCGCGACTTCGCCCTCGCCCTCGCCTTCTTCGTCGCGATCCTGGTCTCCGCGGGGCTCACGCTGCTGAGCTCGAACCTCATGGGCACGATCATCGACTGGCTCGGATGGGATCCCGACAGCTGGCTCGTGAGCGGCATCGGCATGACGGCCCGGTACGCGTCGATGTACGTCTTCGACGTCGCCGTGCTCGTCGCGATCCACACCTTCCTGGCGGAGGTCCGGGTGCGGCGCTGGCTGCTGCTGCGCGGCTGCGCGCTCGGCGGTGCCGCGCTCTTCGTGCTCAAGGTGCTCGGCACGCTGCTGCTCGGCAGCGCGACGAGCAACCCGCTGCTCGCCACCTTCGCCGTGCTCATCGGCCTGCTCGTGTGGTTCAACCTCGTGTGCCGGGCGCTCCTCCTCACGGCATCCTGGGTCGCGGTCGGCGCGGATCGATCCCTGGGGCTCGGGCGGCCGACGGGGTTCCTGGAGTAGGAGCGCCGAGGCTCAGCACCCGCCGGGCAGCGGGCCCGCGGTGCTGCTCGTGTCGACCGGGATCCACGGCGAGTACCGGCCATCGGCCGCGGTCAGTCGGAGCTCGAGCACCACGTCGTCGAGCGGCACGTTCGGGAGAGCCGACCACCTCGAGAAGGGCGTGATGGAGTCCGAGGACCACCACGCTCGGTCCTGCTGCGTGAGCATGCCGACCCCCGGCGTGTCCTCGTAGATCGCCCGTGAGCCGTCCGGGAGCGTCACGCGGGCGGTCACCGCGCCCGCCTCGTTCGCGCTGCCGCGCAGGTGCACGTTCCCGACGCCGGTACCCTCGAAGCAGAGGAAGCCTGCCGAGAGCGAGGGATCCGATCCGTCGCCGTTCCCCTCGGCGGCGGAATCCGCCGTCGACGAGGACGCGGCGGATCCGGACGCCCCGGCGTCGCTCGTCGCATCGGAGCTCCCGCCCTGGGCGTCTGCGCTCGCCTGCGCCGCCGACGTCGCGTCGGCGCGCGCGGATGCCGAGGCGCGCGCGGATGCCGAGGCGCTCGCGCCGGCGGCGGCCGTCGCCGTGCCGGCCGCGGAGGCGTCGGCGGCGCCGCGCACCGACGATCCGGCGTCGGAGCCCGCGGTGGCCGACCCGCCCGTTCCGGATCCGGCGCTCGCATCGGCGCTCGATCCCGCGGTCGCGCCGGACGCGCCGCTCGTGCCGCCGGCGTCGGCCGAGGCGCGCGTCGCATTTCCGATCCCGCCGCCGGCATCGGAGCCGTCGGCGCCCGAATCGGGGGCGTCCGTTCGGCCCGGTGCCGCACCGCCGTGCGTGCCCCCGTCGGCGTCCGCCGCGGCCGAGGCCGCCGCGGACGCGTCGCGGGAGACCGGCGTCGCGGTGCCCGGGTGCTCGGCTCCGTCGGACGGGCGGATCGCATCCGCCGGTGCGGAGACCGCGTCGACCGCGGGCGGGGCGTCGCTCCGGGACAGGCCGAACGCCGTGGCGCCGATCGCGATCGCTGCGGCGGCGAGCGCCCCGACGATCACGAGGCCCGGCGCGCTGGCGAGTCCGGTCCCCGCGCCGGCGGCCCCGGCACCGGCGGCGCCCGCGCCCGCGGCGTTCCCGCCCGCCGCACCGCCGCTTCCCGCCCCGGCGCCGCTTCCCGGACTCGCGATCCCCGCCGTCGCTCCGGTCGCGGCCGACGCGGCGGTGGACGGGCCGAGGCCCGCGAGCAGCGCGGAGGCCGGCCCGATCCCGAGGAGGATGCCGGCGAGGACGAGCGCGAGCTGGCGATTCAGCACGGTGTACTCGCGCGCGGCGGCCGCGCAGGAGTCGCACGCGTCGAGGTGCGCCGCGACGTCGCGGCTCGCGGCCGCGGTCAGCTTGCCGCGCTGGTAGCGCTGCAGGTGCCCGAGCGTCGTCCGGCAGGCCGCGTCGGCGAGCTCACGATCGACGTGCGCCTCCACCCAGGCCGACTGCAGGCCCTCGCGCGCGCGCACGGCGAGCGCGGAGACGCTGTTCGGCGAGATCCCGAGCAGCTTCGCGACCTCCCGGGGCGGCATGCCCTCGACCTCCGTGTACCAGAGCACCGCCTGCCAGCGCTCGTTGAGCGTGCCGAAGGCGCGGGCCGCGGCGTCGCGGTCGAAGGAGCGCTCCTCCCACGGCACGGCATCCGTGAGGTCCGGGATCGCGTCGAGCTCGTCGCTCGAGTCCTCGGGGGAGCGGTACGTGTCCGCGGCGATCGAACGGATCACCCGGTAGAGGTAGGGGCGGAAGGCGCCGTGCGGGCCGCGGCCGTCCGTGACGAGTTCGAGGATGCGCAGGTAGGCCTCCGCGACGAGGTCGTCGGCGCTCAGGGAGGGGGCGAGGTTGCGCGCCGCGACGTAGCCGGCGCGGCGATGGCGCTCCCAGAGCACGCCGAAGG from Leucobacter allii carries:
- a CDS encoding succinate dehydrogenase iron-sulfur subunit gives rise to the protein MSTATAEAASTDAPEAPKPFTVTLLIRRYLPESNAEAYWEDFDVEMYPTDRILDALHRIKWDQDGSLSFRRSCAHGICGSDAMRINGKNRLACKTLIKDLDISKPIYVEAIKGLPLEKDLIVDMEPFFAAYREVQPFLVSGTAPEAGKERVQTIDDRERFDDTTKCILCAACTTSCPVFWTDGQYFGPAAIVNAHRFIFDSRDENAQVRLDILNDKEGVWRCRTTFNCTDACPRGIQVTKAIAEVKAAIRTGKTA
- a CDS encoding YihY/virulence factor BrkB family protein, with translation MTKPRDPAPDPGEGRGASDFATAKLVAAARDRLSEGAERIGRAAQRVEQSERVEQLVERGRERWDWLRRLRAWRAYSRFTDVGGTVLAAGMSYQALFAVFAGLYVGFGIVGIWLQSRPELLEQLIEQINLFVPGLLGDNGIVTEAAVLSVRVLSWTSAIAALSLLWVAITWFTGTRRAIRIIFGLEVKQYRNAVLLKLRDFALALAFFVAILVSAGLTLLSSNLMGTIIDWLGWDPDSWLVSGIGMTARYASMYVFDVAVLVAIHTFLAEVRVRRWLLLRGCALGGAALFVLKVLGTLLLGSATSNPLLATFAVLIGLLVWFNLVCRALLLTASWVAVGADRSLGLGRPTGFLE
- a CDS encoding RNA polymerase sigma factor, with product MPIFPAHERSDAELLDDCRAGDTAAFGVLWERHRRAGYVAARNLAPSLSADDLVAEAYLRILELVTDGRGPHGAFRPYLYRVIRSIAADTYRSPEDSSDELDAIPDLTDAVPWEERSFDRDAAARAFGTLNERWQAVLWYTEVEGMPPREVAKLLGISPNSVSALAVRAREGLQSAWVEAHVDRELADAACRTTLGHLQRYQRGKLTAAASRDVAAHLDACDSCAAAAREYTVLNRQLALVLAGILLGIGPASALLAGLGPSTAASAATGATAGIASPGSGAGAGSGGAAGGNAAGAGAAGAGAAGAGTGLASAPGLVIVGALAAAAIAIGATAFGLSRSDAPPAVDAVSAPADAIRPSDGAEHPGTATPVSRDASAAASAAADADGGTHGGAAPGRTDAPDSGADGSDAGGGIGNATRASADAGGTSGASGATAGSSADASAGSGTGGSATAGSDAGSSVRGAADASAAGTATAAAGASASASARASASARADATSAAQASADAQGGSSDATSDAGASGSAASSSTADSAAEGNGDGSDPSLSAGFLCFEGTGVGNVHLRGSANEAGAVTARVTLPDGSRAIYEDTPGVGMLTQQDRAWWSSDSITPFSRWSALPNVPLDDVVLELRLTAADGRYSPWIPVDTSSTAGPLPGGC